In Candidatus Wallbacteria bacterium, one DNA window encodes the following:
- a CDS encoding LptA/OstA family protein encodes MKIPFMFLCILTSFLLLAEVPDSGEVTVYGDIMEGYPDGVRVVKGNLKAVQGKQILTGDWGKYYEQTQIVEAYGQVKLDDPGYTLTCGMIMSFFSEKRGVAKQNPVVIEKVPLAEGTGEISMVPIREKYMRLTAREITSYYEEDRMVANDNVIVEEHFFSNFQKPGKPEISSTLNCQSLEMFLKENKSIARGNVMMKSEDITAYGDEAVYYNDEDKLILTGNAKALQQIPGSGKQNQVSGEKIIYFMKDGRTVVLKGRADVYPGNDAGSNPNPGTNPSQNPSLSPSSSPSLSPNPSLSPSQSISPGPDTSPRPGTSQNQGTSSSPGVSIAKPFDK; translated from the coding sequence GTGAAAATTCCGTTCATGTTTCTCTGCATTCTCACAAGTTTTCTCCTTCTAGCGGAAGTTCCGGACAGCGGAGAAGTAACTGTATACGGAGACATCATGGAAGGCTACCCCGACGGAGTCAGGGTGGTAAAAGGAAATCTCAAGGCAGTTCAAGGCAAACAGATCCTCACCGGAGACTGGGGTAAATATTATGAGCAGACCCAGATCGTCGAGGCTTACGGACAGGTAAAACTGGATGATCCCGGCTATACGCTTACCTGCGGCATGATCATGTCTTTTTTCAGCGAGAAACGGGGAGTTGCCAAGCAGAATCCGGTAGTGATCGAAAAAGTACCGCTGGCAGAGGGAACAGGGGAAATATCCATGGTCCCGATCCGGGAAAAATACATGCGGCTTACAGCCAGGGAAATTACTTCATATTATGAGGAAGACAGGATGGTGGCCAACGACAATGTAATCGTGGAAGAGCATTTTTTCAGTAACTTTCAAAAACCCGGCAAACCGGAAATCTCCTCCACCCTGAACTGCCAGTCACTGGAAATGTTTCTGAAGGAAAACAAAAGCATTGCCCGCGGCAATGTAATGATGAAGTCCGAAGACATCACTGCTTATGGAGATGAGGCTGTTTACTATAATGATGAAGATAAACTGATACTCACTGGGAACGCCAAAGCCCTTCAGCAGATCCCTGGATCAGGCAAGCAGAATCAGGTGAGCGGCGAAAAGATCATCTATTTCATGAAAGATGGCCGCACTGTAGTATTGAAAGGCCGCGCAGACGTTTATCCGGGGAATGATGCGGGTAGCAATCCTAATCCGGGCACAAACCCGAGCCAGAACCCAAGCCTTAGCCCGAGTTCAAGCCCGAGCCTGAGCCCGAATCCGAGCCTGAGCCCGAGCCAGAGCATAAGTCCAGGTCCGGACACAAGTCCACGACCGGGTACAAGCCAGAATCAGGGTACAAGTTCGAGTCCGGGGGTAAGCATTGCAAAGCCTTTCGACAAATAA
- a CDS encoding DUF3084 domain-containing protein, translating into MTFNSFVRLFFLIVLSGFLAYLGDLLGYRLGKKRLSLFSLRPKITAQLIAVVTGIMIMVFTLMFAAFISEDVRVALFNIDKLIDQQKELIGRNEELNKQNLDLRESSKLLQDSINDKIKKIQELEESVAQKKEGELAFSAGEVIGYRALNPAQPDQVLLEEFKKLVTQIVSMSKARGAIPREFQVIWNESQDQRDKLLEFCKKVAQDRSQLVVIVHCQQNVFKGEEMGKISFTVEKNQVVLAGDYLYSIKNFVIDGCNTREEISLFLRYFFNQLDGFLKDKGMVERTMINELDFYDTVNYIKRLGEKVQLYIYFKDDLYLYEQDLATKYKLVIEKLSDNKPEKVNRERSNSGNTAEVDTLEKGVQ; encoded by the coding sequence ATGACGTTCAACTCTTTTGTGCGCTTGTTCTTTCTGATAGTGCTCTCCGGATTTCTGGCCTATCTGGGCGATCTTCTCGGATACCGGCTGGGCAAGAAAAGACTCAGCCTGTTTTCATTGCGCCCCAAAATCACAGCCCAGCTGATTGCAGTTGTCACTGGAATCATGATCATGGTTTTCACACTGATGTTCGCAGCTTTCATTTCCGAAGATGTCAGGGTAGCGCTTTTCAACATCGATAAATTGATCGACCAGCAGAAGGAACTGATCGGCAGAAACGAAGAGCTTAACAAGCAGAATCTGGATCTGCGGGAAAGCAGCAAGCTGCTCCAGGACAGTATTAACGACAAAATAAAAAAAATTCAGGAACTCGAAGAGAGCGTAGCCCAAAAAAAGGAAGGCGAACTGGCATTTTCGGCTGGAGAAGTCATCGGTTACAGAGCTCTGAACCCGGCACAGCCCGATCAGGTGCTGCTTGAGGAATTCAAAAAGCTTGTCACACAGATAGTTTCCATGTCCAAAGCCCGGGGAGCCATCCCCAGGGAGTTCCAGGTGATCTGGAATGAATCTCAGGATCAGCGCGACAAACTTCTGGAATTCTGTAAAAAAGTCGCCCAGGACCGTTCCCAGCTGGTTGTGATTGTGCACTGCCAGCAGAATGTTTTCAAAGGCGAGGAAATGGGCAAAATTTCTTTCACTGTCGAAAAAAATCAGGTGGTTCTGGCAGGAGATTACCTCTATTCCATCAAAAATTTCGTAATCGACGGCTGCAACACCAGGGAAGAGATTTCTCTCTTTCTGCGCTATTTTTTCAACCAGCTGGACGGATTTTTGAAAGACAAGGGCATGGTGGAACGGACAATGATCAATGAACTGGATTTTTACGATACAGTCAATTATATCAAACGGCTGGGAGAGAAGGTCCAGCTTTACATCTATTTCAAGGATGACCTCTATCTCTACGAACAGGATCTCGCCACAAAGTACAAACTGGTGATCGAAAAACTCAGCGACAACAAACCGGAAAAGGTAAACCGGGAACGCAGCAATTCCGGTAACACAGCAGAGGTCGACACTCTGGAAAAAGGTGTTCAGTAA
- the lptB gene encoding LPS export ABC transporter ATP-binding protein, producing MQSLSTNKIVKIFSRRKVVNEVSMEVRRGEVVGILGPNGAGKTTTFYMIVGLITPDSGRVMIDNTEITSWPMYKRARQCIGYLAQEPSIFRKLTVRENISAILEFMNLPVDEIRIRTDALLEELSITNLADSVAYTLSGGERRRAEIARSLATEPAFMLLDEPFAGVDPIAVADIQEIVKQLKKRGLGVIITDHNVRETLSITDRSYIINQGEILISGTAEEIADSEVARKIYLGEKFRL from the coding sequence TTGCAAAGCCTTTCGACAAATAAAATCGTTAAGATTTTTTCCCGCCGCAAAGTAGTGAACGAAGTTTCTATGGAAGTCAGGCGTGGAGAAGTGGTGGGCATTCTCGGTCCAAACGGTGCCGGAAAAACCACGACATTCTATATGATCGTAGGACTGATCACCCCGGATTCAGGAAGAGTGATGATCGACAACACTGAAATCACTTCCTGGCCCATGTATAAAAGGGCCCGCCAATGCATCGGCTACCTGGCCCAGGAACCATCCATCTTCAGAAAGCTTACTGTGCGGGAGAACATTTCCGCAATCCTGGAATTCATGAACCTTCCTGTCGACGAAATCCGAATCAGGACAGATGCTCTGTTGGAAGAGCTGAGCATCACAAATTTAGCAGACAGCGTTGCCTATACTCTCTCTGGAGGTGAACGGCGCAGGGCAGAAATAGCCAGATCGCTTGCCACTGAACCGGCTTTCATGCTGCTGGACGAACCGTTTGCCGGGGTAGATCCGATCGCAGTGGCCGACATTCAGGAAATTGTGAAGCAGTTAAAAAAACGCGGGCTGGGAGTCATCATCACTGACCATAATGTCCGCGAAACACTGTCCATCACCGACCGTTCCTACATCATCAACCAGGGGGAGATACTGATTTCGGGAACAGCCGAGGAAATCGCAGACAGCGAAGTGGCCCGCAAAATCTATCTGGGGGAGAAATTCAGGCTATGA